Within Terriglobia bacterium, the genomic segment GTCGGGCGTCGAGATCACCGTCGAATGACGGCGTCCGGGCCGGACGAGGGCACCCATGGAAGAGCTGATCGAGTTCAAGGACGTCCACAAGACGTACGACATGGGCCAGGCCCAAGTGAAGGCGCTCGACGCGATCTCGCTCGAGATCAAGAAGGGCGACTACCTGGCGGTCATGGGCCCCTCCGGCTCCGGGAAATCCACCCTCATGAACCTGATCGGCTGCCTCGACTCGCCGACGTCCGGCTCGTACCGCCTCAAGGGGCAGGAGATCGGCACGCTGGGGGACGACGAGCTGGCCCGGATCCGGAACCGGGAGATCGGGTTCATCTTCCAGACGTTCAACCTGCTCCCGAGGACCGACGCGCTGCAGAACGTGGAGCTGCCCCTGATCTATTCGGGGGTCACGAGGCGCGAGAGGCACGAGCGCGCGAAGCACGCGCTCGAGGCGGTGGGGCTCGGCGACCGGATGCACCACCGTCCCAACGAGATGTCCGGCGGCCAGCGGCAGCGCGTCGCCATCGCCCGCGCGCTGGTGAACACCCCCTCGATCCTCCTCGCCGACGAGCCCACGGGGAACCTGGACTCGAAGACCGGCGACGAGATCATGGTGCTCATCGACCAGCTCCACGCCGAGGGGAACACGCTCATCCTCGTGACCCACGAGGAGGAGCTCGCCCGCCGGGCCGCGCGCGTGATTCGCCTCCGCGACGGACAGATCGTGTCGGACACGCAGAATCGCCGGGAAGCCGCGCCCGCGGAGGCGTGATCCGTGTTCCTCGAGAACCTCATCCTCGCCCTGAAATCGCTCTGGTCGAACAAGATGCGGTCGTTCCTGACCACGCTGGGCATCGTCATCGGCGTCGGGGCGGTGATCGCGGTCGTGTCGATCGTGCAGGGGTTCTCGCAGGTCATCACCGCGGAGATCGAGAGCCTGGGCTCCAATTCGGTGGTGATCGGGCCGAGGAGGCCGCCGGGGAAGGAAGGGGAGAAGCTCGCGAGGGTCGAGCTGACGTACGAGGACGGGCTGGCGCTGGTCTCGGCGAGCCACTACGTCGAGGCGGTCGCGCCGATCATCCAGCAGTTCGGCCACATGAAGGTGGGCGAGGAGTCGGGCGACTACCCCGTCATCGGCACCACGCCGATCTTCCAGGACCTGAGGAACTACTACGTCGAGCTCGGCCGCTTCTTCAGCCCCGTGGACGACCGGGAGCGGCAGAAGGTCTGCGTGATCGCGAACGGCGTCCTCAAGGAGCTGAAGCTGCCGCGGAACCCCGTGGGCAAGACCATCACGATCGGAGGCGACGCGTACCGGATCATCGGCGTCATGGAGCCGAAGGGACAGCTCCTTGGACAGGACTTCGACAAGTTCGTGCTGATCCCCTTCAGCACCGCGGTCGGGGTGTACGGCGAGCAGGTGGCGAAACAGGTTGCCCTCCTCGTCCACGTCAAGAACGCCGCGGACGTAGACCGGGCGACGGACGAGATGGAGAACTTCCTCAGGATCCGGCACCGCCTCCGCTCCGACCAGCCCGACGACTTCGAGATCACGTCCCAGACCCAGATCCTGAAGTCGTTCAGCAAGTTCGCGAACGGCGTGACCTACGTCGTCGCCGGCGTGGTCTCGATCGCGCTCCTGGTCGGCGGGATCGGGATCATGAACATCATGCTGGTGTCGGTCACCGAGAGGACCCGCGAGATCGGCGTCCGCAAGGCGGTGGGCGCGCGGCGCGCGCACATCATGGTGCAGTTCGTGATCGAAGCGGTGGTGCTCGCGCTCATGGGAGGGATCACCGGCATCCTGCTGGGGGTCCTGACCGGCCTGCTCGCCGCGAAGCTGATCCCGAACTGGCCCGGCGCCTTCGTGCCGGTCTGGGCGGTCGTCCTCTCGTTCGGCTTCTCGTCCGCCGTCGGCCTCTTCTTCGGGATCTACCCCGCCGCCAAGGCGGCACGGCTCGACCCGATCGAGTCGCTGCGGTACGAGTAGGTCCCGCCTCCGCCTTTACCGCCAGCCGCTCAGCCAGACCCGGGCGTCGTGCTGGGCGGGAGTCATCGGCCAGCCATACGTGAGCGGCGAGAAGAAGAGGAATCCTCCGACGCTGAGAGCGATGAAGCCCAGGGCAGCCCAGTGGCGCGGCGATCGGGTCCATCTCGGATCTTCGGGAAGCGCCGATCCGATCAACGTGGCGAGGATCATGACGCTCGCGATCGCGGCGAACAGGTAGTGGTAGAGGAACATCACCCGGCCGATCGCCGCGAACGGAAGCCAGTTGAGGAGATAGGCGAGGATCAGGAACGCCAGCGCCTGCAGGAGGCTCCGTTTCCGCAGTGCCCGCCAGTTCCTGATCAACAGCACGATCGCGACGATGACGCTCAGCGACGCAGGCCACCAGACGAGCGGGTTGCCGATCAGGTAGATGTTCCCCTGCCGGCCGTCGGCCAACCGATACGGCCCGTCCCAGTAGTGGATCGGCCGAGCCTCGGCGGGCCAGGTGTACCACCTCGAGCCATACGGATGCGTGGCGGTCAGCGTGGCGTTGCCCTCGTACATCGCCTGGTTCAGCTCGAGGAACTTCGTCCAGAATCCGGGTCCCGCCGAGGGCAGGTAGTCCGGATTGCCGATCAACGCGGCCTGGAAGTCTTCGGGCATGAACTCGTCTCCCGTGCCGGAGCGGGTGAGCAGCCCGAAGTGGATCCGGAACGGGGCGACGTAGACGAGGGCCGCCAGGAACACGACCACCGCGAGCTCGACCGAGCGGCGCGACCCTGCTCGCGCCCGGGCGAACTCCTCCCGGACCACGATCACGAGGACGAGCGCGAGCGCGCTCAGACCGGTCCACTTGATCGAGACGGCGCCGCCGGCCATAAGGCCGGCCAGGATCAGCCAACCCGCACGGGGGTGTCCTCGCCAGCGCAAGGCGGCGTAGACGGCGCCCAGTCCGAAGGCGATCAGGAAGTTGTCCACCAGCACGAATCGGGCTTGGGCGACGAAGGCTCCGTCGAGCGCGATCGCCAGTCCCGCGAGGAACGCAGCCAGCCGTGATCCGGTGAGCCGTCGAAGCACGCCGTAAACGAGAGCGACGATGGCGATGCCGGCCAGGGCGGCGAGCAGGCGCAACACCGTCGCCGGCCCATCGACCGCAGGCCTCGTGCCGGCGTCGAACAGCCAGGCCCAGCCGGCGAAAAGCAGCTGGCCGAGGGGCGGGTGTAGATCGAAGTAGAACTGATGGGTGAAATAGGACGCGGCGTACTGCCCGAAGTGGATTTCGTCGAAGACCGTGGCGGCGGGACGGGCGAGAGCGAGGGCGCGTGTCAGCACGGCAACGAGGATCAAGAGCGCCAGTTCCGGGTGGAAGCGGGCGGCGAGTCGCTTCATGGGGCCATCTTAACAGGACGCCGCATCGCAGGGCTTTTTGACAGCCCCCAGGCCCCGGGATACCATCCGAGGAGGCATCGGAGGAGACAACGTGGACTTCGTCAGCGGCCTGTCGGGGGTGGTGTGGAAGCACTACCTGGCCGGCGGCCCCGCCATGCATCCGATCACGTTCTGCTCGCTGATCGCGCTCACCGCGATCGTCTACAAGCTGGCGGTCTTCCGCCGGATCCGGATGGACACCGGCGAGTTCCTCCTCGGCATCCGCGCGGCGCTCCTCGACGGCAGGGTCGCCGAGGCGGTGGCCGCATGCGGCCTTCACCGCGGCCCCGTGGCGGTCGCGGTGAAGGCCGGGCTCCTGAAGCACGGCTCGCCGCCCGAGGCGGTGGACCGCGCGATGGAGCACGCCGCGATCGAGGAGATCGCCTACCTCGAGCGGTACCTGGGCCTCCTCGCGAGCATCACCGCGGTCGCGCCGCTCCTCGGCTTCCTCGGCACCGTGATCGGGCTCATCGTCGCGTTCGACGCGGTGGCCGACCAAGGGCTCGGCAATCCAGGGGTCGTTGCGCAGGGCATCTCGGTGGCGCTCCACACGACGGCGTGGGGGCTCGTCGTCGCGCTCGTGACCAAGTCGTTCCACGATTACTTCTCCGGACGCGTCGGCTCTTGCGCCCGTGAGATGGAGGTCGCCGCGTGCGCCGTCGTCGAGACCTTCTCCGAGATGGAGCGGATCCGGGCGTAGGCCGGAGTCGCCGGTTCCGGCGGGCGACGGGCGCCGGCGGCGGCGTCTCCGCGGTCCCGCTCGCGACGCTCGGCGCGCTGCTCGCCCCGTTCCTGCTCCTGGCCCTCGCCGCGGAGGTGGACCGGACCCGGCTCGTGCTGCCGTCATCCCGCGTCCGTCTCGACGCCGGCCGTGGCGCCGCGTGCGTGGTCATCGCTCGCGAGGCACGGGAGGAGCGCTGGGGGACGCTGGAGTACCGCTTCTCGGACGGGAAAGAGGCGAGCCGGCGCCTCGGCGGGCCCACCGACATCTTCCTCGCGGCGCTGCGGGTGGTGGCGGAACATCCCGACCGGCCGTTCGTGGTCAAGGCGGACGCCGCAATCCGCTACGGCCTGGTGGACGACGTCCTCGAGCAGCTCCGGAAGGCCGGGGTCCGGGAGCTGACGCTCCTGACCCGGGCCCCTCGGGCCGGTGACGTGCGATGAGGCTCAGGACGGGTGGGACCCGCGCGGAGATCCCGGTCGCGCCGGCCGGCGGGCTGTCGCTGATCCTGATCCTGCTGGTGGCCGTCTCCTCCACGCTGTCCGCGCCGCGAGGGCTCCTCGTGAAGCTCCCGGGCCGCTCGGAGGGGGTCGCGCTCCCGGCGCCGGGCGACGCCGCGTTTCTCTCGATGCTCCCGGACGCGTCGCTCGTCCTGGACGGAGAGCCGGTGGCCATCGAGCGGCTCCTGTCGCGGCTCGAGCCGAAGCTCGGCCGGAACGGGTCGAGGCCGGTCGTCTTCCACGTGAGCGACGACGCACCGT encodes:
- a CDS encoding ABC transporter ATP-binding protein, with protein sequence MIEFKDVHKTYDMGQAQVKALDAISLEIKKGDYLAVMGPSGSGKSTLMNLIGCLDSPTSGSYRLKGQEIGTLGDDELARIRNREIGFIFQTFNLLPRTDALQNVELPLIYSGVTRRERHERAKHALEAVGLGDRMHHRPNEMSGGQRQRVAIARALVNTPSILLADEPTGNLDSKTGDEIMVLIDQLHAEGNTLILVTHEEELARRAARVIRLRDGQIVSDTQNRREAAPAEA
- a CDS encoding ABC transporter permease codes for the protein MFLENLILALKSLWSNKMRSFLTTLGIVIGVGAVIAVVSIVQGFSQVITAEIESLGSNSVVIGPRRPPGKEGEKLARVELTYEDGLALVSASHYVEAVAPIIQQFGHMKVGEESGDYPVIGTTPIFQDLRNYYVELGRFFSPVDDRERQKVCVIANGVLKELKLPRNPVGKTITIGGDAYRIIGVMEPKGQLLGQDFDKFVLIPFSTAVGVYGEQVAKQVALLVHVKNAADVDRATDEMENFLRIRHRLRSDQPDDFEITSQTQILKSFSKFANGVTYVVAGVVSIALLVGGIGIMNIMLVSVTERTREIGVRKAVGARRAHIMVQFVIEAVVLALMGGITGILLGVLTGLLAAKLIPNWPGAFVPVWAVVLSFGFSSAVGLFFGIYPAAKAARLDPIESLRYE
- a CDS encoding phospholipid carrier-dependent glycosyltransferase, producing the protein MKRLAARFHPELALLILVAVLTRALALARPAATVFDEIHFGQYAASYFTHQFYFDLHPPLGQLLFAGWAWLFDAGTRPAVDGPATVLRLLAALAGIAIVALVYGVLRRLTGSRLAAFLAGLAIALDGAFVAQARFVLVDNFLIAFGLGAVYAALRWRGHPRAGWLILAGLMAGGAVSIKWTGLSALALVLVIVVREEFARARAGSRRSVELAVVVFLAALVYVAPFRIHFGLLTRSGTGDEFMPEDFQAALIGNPDYLPSAGPGFWTKFLELNQAMYEGNATLTATHPYGSRWYTWPAEARPIHYWDGPYRLADGRQGNIYLIGNPLVWWPASLSVIVAIVLLIRNWRALRKRSLLQALAFLILAYLLNWLPFAAIGRVMFLYHYLFAAIASVMILATLIGSALPEDPRWTRSPRHWAALGFIALSVGGFLFFSPLTYGWPMTPAQHDARVWLSGWR
- a CDS encoding MotA/TolQ/ExbB proton channel family protein, giving the protein MDFVSGLSGVVWKHYLAGGPAMHPITFCSLIALTAIVYKLAVFRRIRMDTGEFLLGIRAALLDGRVAEAVAACGLHRGPVAVAVKAGLLKHGSPPEAVDRAMEHAAIEEIAYLERYLGLLASITAVAPLLGFLGTVIGLIVAFDAVADQGLGNPGVVAQGISVALHTTAWGLVVALVTKSFHDYFSGRVGSCAREMEVAACAVVETFSEMERIRA
- a CDS encoding biopolymer transporter ExbD — translated: MRLRTGGTRAEIPVAPAGGLSLILILLVAVSSTLSAPRGLLVKLPGRSEGVALPAPGDAAFLSMLPDASLVLDGEPVAIERLLSRLEPKLGRNGSRPVVFHVSDDAPYAAMVAVVDLLAAGEGSSGFRVRRLLVPTHAEVMAWSRSLGRDPFAHEGIGASGGRR